Within the Anaerolineae bacterium genome, the region GTGTTTCTTGAGTATGATCCGGTTTTTGAAAAGACGTCGGGCAAGGAGGCGGAAGGTTTTGACGAAGGGCAGAAGCTGCTGCTGGAGCGATTGAAAGCATGGCGCAAGGAAAAAGCTGATAAGGAAGGGGTGCCTGTGTATATCATCGGCACAAACAGGGAATTTGCCGATATTGTGTGCATTGCTCCCAGAAGTTTGGAACAAATCAAAACCATAAAGGGC harbors:
- a CDS encoding HRDC domain-containing protein, producing the protein MFKILTIPFDRTKKGFNEDGLNKFVLNKHVKSYRAEFFQDGEDKYWTVFLEYDPVFEKTSGKEAEGFDEGQKLLLERLKAWRKEKADKEGVPVYIIGTNREFADIVCIAPRSLEQIKTIKGFGNAKVSKYGHEIIEIIKGFYGKT